The following coding sequences are from one Formosa haliotis window:
- a CDS encoding arylsulfatase produces MKNNLLLKLIGVLLLVPLVTNAQKKPNIVVIMGDDVGYWNLSYNNRGMMGFKTPNLDQLAAEGAIFTDYYAEQSCTAGRAAFITGQMPVRTGMTKVGIPGSKLGIQKEDPTLAEMLKPLGYATGQFGKNHLGDLDEFLPTNHGFDEFYGNLYHLNAEETPELDDYPKNPEFRKQFGPRGVIRSTADGKVEDTGPLTKKRMETVDQEFLDAAKKFVDKNASKPFFLWFNTTRMHYVTHPPEEYKGKSGLNFYADGMIQHDDQVGQLLQYLKDKGLEENTIIVYTTDNGPHFNMWPDGGITPFRGEKNTNWEGAYRVPCIVKWPNKIPAGSVVNNIVAGNDWVPTLMAAAGVTDIKEKLASGYKGYKVHLDGYNLLPFLTGEKKESKNEYGATNWPRREFYYWNDDGQLVAMRYDRWKLVFMEQQSSKFGVWMYPFVQLRVPLIFDLRMDPFERAQHNSNNYYTWLEEHIQFLGGASQAYAGKMISSFKDYPPRQKPASFNLDEVMASFMNIGEGK; encoded by the coding sequence ATGAAAAACAATTTACTTTTAAAACTAATTGGTGTTTTATTGCTAGTGCCATTAGTTACAAATGCGCAAAAAAAGCCTAATATCGTCGTAATAATGGGAGACGATGTAGGGTATTGGAATTTAAGCTATAACAATCGTGGAATGATGGGGTTTAAAACTCCAAATTTAGATCAACTTGCCGCCGAAGGAGCAATTTTTACAGATTATTATGCAGAGCAATCATGTACAGCAGGACGAGCTGCTTTTATAACAGGACAAATGCCTGTAAGAACGGGAATGACAAAAGTGGGCATTCCAGGATCTAAATTAGGGATTCAAAAAGAAGATCCAACCTTGGCCGAAATGTTAAAACCTCTTGGGTATGCAACAGGTCAGTTTGGTAAAAATCACTTAGGGGATTTAGATGAATTTTTACCTACCAATCACGGTTTCGATGAGTTTTATGGAAACCTATACCATTTAAATGCAGAAGAAACGCCAGAATTAGACGATTACCCTAAAAACCCAGAGTTTCGTAAGCAGTTTGGGCCAAGAGGCGTTATTAGATCTACAGCCGATGGAAAAGTAGAAGATACAGGGCCATTAACTAAAAAACGTATGGAAACTGTAGACCAAGAGTTTTTAGATGCAGCCAAAAAGTTTGTCGATAAAAATGCAAGTAAGCCATTTTTCTTATGGTTTAATACAACTAGAATGCATTATGTAACGCATCCGCCAGAAGAATATAAAGGGAAATCAGGGTTGAATTTTTATGCAGATGGTATGATTCAGCACGACGATCAGGTAGGACAACTTTTACAATATTTAAAAGACAAAGGGCTAGAAGAAAATACTATTATAGTGTATACTACAGATAACGGTCCGCACTTTAATATGTGGCCAGATGGTGGTATAACGCCATTTAGAGGTGAAAAAAACACAAACTGGGAAGGTGCATATAGAGTACCATGTATAGTAAAATGGCCTAATAAAATTCCGGCTGGTTCGGTTGTTAACAATATAGTGGCAGGGAACGACTGGGTACCTACTTTAATGGCGGCTGCAGGTGTAACCGATATTAAAGAGAAATTAGCTTCAGGATATAAAGGGTATAAAGTGCATCTAGACGGTTATAATTTATTGCCATTTTTAACTGGAGAGAAAAAAGAATCTAAGAACGAATACGGTGCCACAAACTGGCCAAGACGAGAATTTTATTACTGGAATGATGATGGACAGTTAGTAGCCATGCGTTACGACCGTTGGAAATTAGTATTTATGGAGCAGCAATCATCTAAATTTGGCGTGTGGATGTATCCATTCGTGCAGTTACGTGTACCTTTAATTTTCGATTTACGTATGGATCCGTTCGAGCGCGCTCAACATAATTCTAATAACTATTACACATGGTTAGAAGAACATATTCAATTTTTAGGAGGAGCTTCTCAAGCTTATGCTGGAAAAATGATTTCCTCTTTTAAGGATTATCCACCAAGACAAAAACCTGCTTCATTTAATTTAGATGAAGTTATGGCGTCGTTTATGAACATTGGAGAAGGGAAATAG
- a CDS encoding YiiX/YebB-like N1pC/P60 family cysteine hydrolase, which yields MNKITLICSLFLSTLLFFSCEIQTDFKLQEGDLLFQDSDCGPFCDAIEAVTQSVDNYNFSHVGLVMKDENGDLKVMEAISAGVVLTSLDSFLNRSFDAHNKPKVLVGRLKPKYKALIPDAIAFIHSKMNAQYDAVFDINNDRYYCSELIHLAFKAANHNTPIFKEQPMTFKAPDTKETYKIWEDYFKDLGQPIPEGEPGLNPGGMSQSPFIDIVHHFGEPSKTLF from the coding sequence ATGAATAAAATCACTTTAATCTGCTCTCTATTTTTATCTACCCTGCTTTTTTTCTCTTGCGAAATCCAAACTGATTTCAAATTACAAGAAGGCGATTTGCTGTTTCAAGATAGCGACTGCGGTCCGTTTTGCGACGCTATAGAAGCCGTAACGCAAAGTGTAGACAATTATAACTTTTCGCATGTTGGCTTAGTAATGAAAGATGAAAATGGCGATTTAAAAGTGATGGAAGCCATCTCGGCAGGTGTGGTATTAACATCATTAGACTCGTTTTTAAACCGAAGTTTTGATGCTCATAACAAACCCAAAGTTTTAGTTGGCCGATTAAAACCAAAATATAAAGCGCTTATTCCTGATGCGATTGCCTTTATTCATTCTAAAATGAATGCCCAATACGATGCTGTTTTCGATATTAACAACGATCGGTATTATTGCTCCGAATTGATTCATCTAGCCTTTAAAGCGGCTAACCATAACACACCTATTTTTAAAGAACAACCCATGACATTTAAAGCGCCAGACACGAAAGAAACCTATAAAATTTGGGAAGACTATTTTAAAGATTTAGGCCAACCCATCCCAGAAGGCGAACCCGGATTAAACCCCGGAGGCATGTCGCAATCACCATTTATAGACATCGTGCACCATTTTGGAGAGCCGAGTAAGACGTTGTTTTAA
- a CDS encoding adenine phosphoribosyltransferase, protein MKTIEAYIRDIQDFPKPGIVFKDLTPLLNNPEATALCLDALLAQIGDKPVDKVVGMEARGFFFGTLLAQKLNAGFIPVRKPGKLPSKTISETYALEYGTDVLEIHEDAIKAGDRVLIHDDVLATGGTAEAVCKLVERLGGEIVQCNFIMQLDFLNGKDRLEPHVVRSVLRY, encoded by the coding sequence ATGAAAACTATAGAAGCTTACATTCGAGATATTCAGGATTTTCCGAAACCAGGCATAGTGTTTAAAGATTTAACACCCTTATTAAACAATCCAGAAGCTACTGCTTTGTGTTTAGACGCTTTATTAGCACAAATAGGAGACAAGCCTGTAGACAAAGTTGTGGGTATGGAAGCTCGGGGATTCTTTTTCGGGACTTTACTCGCACAGAAATTAAATGCAGGATTTATTCCGGTTAGAAAACCAGGGAAATTACCAAGTAAAACTATTTCTGAAACTTACGCTTTAGAATATGGAACCGATGTTTTAGAGATTCATGAAGATGCTATTAAAGCAGGCGATCGCGTTTTAATTCACGACGATGTGCTGGCCACTGGAGGTACGGCAGAAGCCGTTTGTAAATTGGTAGAACGTTTGGGTGGAGAAATTGTGCAGTGTAATTTTATTATGCAATTAGATTTTTTGAATGGTAAAGATCGTTTAGAGCCTCACGTTGTACGTTCGGTTTTGCGGTATTAA